One genomic window of Desulfovibrio psychrotolerans includes the following:
- a CDS encoding exodeoxyribonuclease VII small subunit, with protein sequence MAAKKENFEDQLKRLQSVVEQLERGDQPLEKGVALYKEGIALAKACRDQLEKARNEIALFSEGALQPFGVSEDAEDDPAGD encoded by the coding sequence ATGGCAGCGAAGAAAGAAAATTTTGAAGACCAGCTCAAGCGTTTGCAGAGCGTGGTGGAGCAGCTGGAACGCGGCGACCAGCCTTTGGAAAAGGGTGTGGCCCTGTATAAGGAAGGTATTGCGCTGGCCAAGGCCTGCCGTGATCAGCTGGAGAAAGCGCGGAACGAGATTGCCCTTTTTTCGGAGGGGGCGTTGCAACCCTTTGGTGTAAGTGAGGATGCCGAGGATGACCCCGCAGGAGATTAA
- a CDS encoding M23 family metallopeptidase, translating to MIGLALCLFSLSPVWAGAQSPERVSLAVPQEVFPGQPFVAEVVVAGWATKGQPLLPYPADGTSSGDDGAATGEHGQPPEVSVLWNGKTVPVQMDAHEGAWRGAVLLGVPHGSEQEPRTLRAVVRTAAGRETVERELSLLSRQYPEQHLNVDRKYVEVAQDDLDRHAAERARVVAALSRMEVLRQWELPMLRPVPGQVSSAYGLTRYFNGKPRKPHMGVDLRGAEGTAIRACADGEVVLAEDHFFAGKSVYIDHGQGVVSMYFHLSAIGVAPGDRVRRGEVVGMVGSTGRVTGPHLHFGLSVQGELVDPLPLLAAE from the coding sequence TTGATAGGGCTGGCACTGTGCCTGTTTTCTCTTTCTCCTGTGTGGGCCGGGGCGCAGAGTCCGGAACGGGTGAGTCTGGCGGTGCCGCAGGAGGTGTTTCCCGGACAGCCGTTTGTGGCGGAGGTTGTGGTTGCCGGATGGGCAACTAAAGGGCAGCCCCTTTTGCCGTATCCGGCAGACGGGACATCGTCCGGGGATGACGGTGCGGCAACTGGAGAACACGGGCAGCCGCCGGAAGTTTCCGTTCTGTGGAATGGGAAGACGGTGCCCGTGCAGATGGATGCGCATGAAGGCGCGTGGCGCGGTGCAGTGCTGCTGGGGGTGCCGCATGGCAGTGAGCAGGAGCCGCGCACCCTGCGTGCCGTTGTGCGGACAGCCGCAGGACGGGAGACGGTGGAACGGGAATTGTCTCTGCTTTCCAGACAGTATCCGGAGCAGCACCTGAACGTGGACCGCAAGTATGTGGAAGTGGCGCAGGACGATCTGGACCGCCATGCCGCTGAGCGTGCGCGGGTAGTGGCGGCGCTTTCCCGTATGGAGGTGCTGCGGCAGTGGGAGCTGCCCATGCTGCGTCCGGTGCCGGGACAGGTTTCCAGCGCTTACGGGCTGACGCGCTATTTTAACGGCAAGCCGCGCAAGCCCCATATGGGAGTGGACCTGCGCGGCGCGGAGGGGACAGCCATTCGCGCCTGCGCAGACGGTGAAGTGGTGCTGGCGGAGGATCATTTTTTTGCAGGAAAGTCCGTTTACATAGATCATGGTCAGGGTGTGGTGAGCATGTATTTTCATCTGTCCGCCATAGGCGTGGCTCCCGGTGACAGGGTGCGGCGCGGCGAGGTGGTGGGCATGGTGGGCAGCACGGGCAGGGTGACGGGGCCGCATCTGCATTTCGGGCTTTCCGTTCAGGGAGAATTGGTTGACCCGCTGCCCCTGCTTGCCGCAGAGTAG
- a CDS encoding polyprenyl synthetase family protein, which translates to MTPQEIKERLSACARTVEAYLARCLHGRGIPQGLLEAMEYSLLAGGKRLRPVLCMTAAGVMGLDGRTVLPFAAGIECIHTYSLIHDDLPAMDDDDLRRGKPSNHKMFGEATAILAGDGLLTEAFALMGTVAETVPADRVVRAMTEMAVAAGSGGMVGGQHLDMDYTARSGVSYDELRGMHAMKTGALIRAACVSGAMLAGADGDDVRRLRVYGESIGAAFQIVDDILDEVGDEAQLGKPVGSDAAQGKTTYPSLLGIARSREIAQEHVDRAVEHLRPYSGGDADFLRSLAQYIVDRVS; encoded by the coding sequence ATGACCCCGCAGGAGATTAAGGAACGGCTGAGTGCATGCGCCCGCACGGTGGAGGCGTATCTGGCCCGCTGCCTGCACGGGCGCGGCATTCCGCAGGGGCTGCTGGAGGCCATGGAGTACAGCCTGCTGGCGGGTGGCAAGCGGCTACGTCCTGTCTTGTGCATGACTGCCGCCGGGGTGATGGGGTTGGACGGACGCACGGTGCTGCCGTTTGCGGCGGGCATAGAGTGCATTCACACCTATTCGCTCATCCACGATGACCTGCCCGCCATGGATGACGATGACCTGCGGCGGGGCAAGCCTTCCAACCACAAGATGTTTGGGGAAGCCACAGCCATACTTGCAGGGGACGGACTGCTGACCGAGGCGTTTGCGCTGATGGGAACAGTTGCCGAAACCGTTCCGGCGGACAGGGTTGTGCGGGCCATGACGGAAATGGCCGTGGCGGCAGGTTCCGGCGGCATGGTGGGCGGCCAGCATCTGGATATGGACTATACGGCCCGGAGCGGTGTTTCTTACGACGAATTGCGCGGCATGCACGCCATGAAGACCGGGGCGCTTATCCGCGCCGCCTGCGTGAGCGGGGCGATGCTTGCCGGGGCGGACGGGGACGATGTGCGGCGGCTGCGTGTGTACGGCGAATCTATTGGCGCGGCGTTTCAGATTGTGGACGATATTCTGGATGAAGTGGGCGATGAGGCGCAACTGGGCAAGCCCGTGGGCAGCGATGCCGCGCAGGGCAAGACAACCTACCCCAGTCTTTTGGGCATTGCCCGGAGCCGGGAGATAGCGCAGGAGCATGTTGACAGGGCGGTGGAGCATCTGCGGCCCTATTCGGGCGGTGATGCGGACTTCCTGCGTTCGCTGGCGCAATACATTGTTGACAGGGTATCGTAA
- the dxs gene encoding 1-deoxy-D-xylulose-5-phosphate synthase, producing MTGSGMPKGLLGTIRSPRDVQSFDAVQLEQLAAELRQAIIQAVSHNGGHLAPSLGVVELTVAMLSCFNFEEDKVVWDVGHQAYAWKLLTGRSDCFHTLRTKGGVSGFPKMSESPYDHFGVGHSSTSISAALGMAMARDLACAKHEVMAVIGDGSMTAGLAFEGLNQAGHMDRKLLVILNDNEMSISRNVGALSHFLSRNLSSRWVRRFKKDVETVLGSVPGIGEEMLNYAKRSEHSLKSFFTPGMLFEAFHFNYMGPVNGHSIKDLQRAFELCKELDEPVLLHVMTQKGKGYPPAESNPTYFHGVGQFEPETGQAKKFAALSNLPSYTDVFGSALCRMARADKRIIAITAAMPEGTGTACFAEQFPERFVDVGICEQHAVTFAAGLATQGLRPFVAIYSTFLQRSYDQIVHDVCLQNLPVVFCLDRCGLVGEDGPTHHGVFDLSYLRHIPNLVVLVPGNESELADCMATALAHNGPVAIRYPRGAGYGVPLRAMPLIFPIGTGEVLEQGSKVAVVVVGSRVHPALEASREVAAQTGVQVTVFNARCVKPLPEQQLLEIARSHEKLLLIEENALIGGFSSGVLEFLADNDALNGLTVRRLGVPDAFVEHGLQKELRAMLGIDKCGIAATLRSMLE from the coding sequence ATGACAGGATCGGGAATGCCGAAAGGGCTGCTGGGAACCATACGGTCGCCCCGGGATGTTCAGTCGTTTGATGCGGTGCAGCTTGAACAACTGGCAGCGGAGTTGCGACAGGCCATTATACAGGCCGTGTCGCATAACGGCGGCCACCTTGCCCCTTCGCTGGGCGTTGTGGAGCTTACCGTTGCCATGCTCTCCTGCTTTAATTTTGAGGAAGACAAGGTTGTCTGGGACGTGGGGCACCAGGCGTATGCGTGGAAACTGCTTACCGGACGCAGCGACTGTTTTCACACCCTGCGCACCAAGGGCGGCGTGAGCGGTTTTCCCAAGATGTCTGAAAGCCCGTATGACCATTTTGGCGTGGGGCATTCTTCCACATCCATTTCCGCCGCGCTGGGCATGGCTATGGCACGCGACCTTGCCTGCGCAAAGCACGAGGTGATGGCGGTTATCGGCGACGGTTCCATGACGGCGGGGCTGGCGTTTGAGGGCTTGAATCAGGCGGGCCATATGGACCGCAAGCTGCTGGTCATTCTTAATGACAACGAGATGTCCATTTCCCGCAACGTGGGTGCCCTGTCTCATTTTCTGTCGCGCAATCTTTCCTCGCGCTGGGTGCGCCGGTTCAAGAAGGATGTGGAGACGGTGCTGGGGTCCGTGCCCGGTATAGGCGAGGAAATGCTTAATTATGCCAAGCGCAGTGAGCACAGCCTGAAGAGCTTCTTCACCCCCGGAATGCTGTTTGAAGCCTTTCATTTCAACTACATGGGGCCGGTGAACGGGCACAGCATAAAGGATTTGCAGCGGGCATTTGAGCTGTGCAAGGAGCTTGATGAGCCGGTGCTGCTCCATGTGATGACCCAGAAGGGCAAGGGGTATCCGCCTGCGGAGTCCAACCCCACATATTTTCACGGAGTGGGCCAGTTTGAGCCGGAAACGGGGCAGGCCAAAAAATTTGCCGCGCTGAGCAATCTGCCCAGCTATACCGATGTGTTCGGCTCTGCCCTGTGCCGCATGGCGCGCGCGGACAAGCGCATTATCGCCATTACAGCCGCCATGCCGGAAGGAACGGGAACAGCCTGCTTTGCGGAGCAGTTTCCCGAACGGTTTGTGGATGTGGGCATATGCGAGCAGCACGCCGTGACCTTTGCCGCCGGACTTGCCACGCAGGGACTGAGGCCCTTTGTGGCCATATATTCCACCTTTCTGCAGCGCTCCTATGACCAGATAGTGCACGACGTGTGTCTGCAGAACCTGCCTGTGGTGTTCTGTCTGGACCGTTGCGGGCTTGTGGGCGAAGACGGACCCACCCACCACGGCGTGTTCGACCTGAGCTACCTGCGGCATATTCCCAATCTGGTGGTGCTGGTGCCGGGCAACGAATCCGAACTGGCGGACTGCATGGCGACGGCGCTTGCGCACAACGGTCCCGTGGCTATACGGTATCCCCGTGGAGCCGGATACGGCGTGCCGTTGCGGGCCATGCCGCTCATATTCCCCATCGGCACAGGCGAGGTGCTGGAGCAGGGGAGCAAGGTGGCGGTTGTTGTGGTGGGGTCGCGTGTGCATCCCGCGCTGGAGGCATCCCGTGAGGTGGCTGCCCAGACGGGGGTTCAGGTCACGGTGTTCAACGCACGCTGCGTGAAGCCTCTGCCGGAACAGCAGTTGCTGGAAATAGCCCGCAGCCATGAGAAACTGCTGCTTATTGAGGAAAATGCCCTGATAGGCGGTTTTTCATCGGGTGTACTGGAATTTTTGGCGGACAATGATGCTCTGAACGGGCTGACCGTGCGCAGGCTGGGTGTGCCGGATGCCTTTGTGGAACACGGTCTGCAGAAGGAGTTGCGCGCCATGCTCGGCATAGACAAGTGCGGCATTGCCGCCACCCTGCGTTCTATGCTCGAATAA
- a CDS encoding RNA polymerase sigma factor produces the protein MQNVLRGDVNAFESLVTRHRRHVARIVAGHVPYDRAEEVAHDAFVNAYRGLASYKGGDRFAGWLARIAVRCCYDFWREQYRSREVGAGNLSMDSVELMDRVMADTAMRTYQSEAGKAEAQEVLRWAMGQLSPEDRMVVTLTALEEKSVAEAADLLGWTQVNVKVRALRARRKLKDILGRAGITEVDYD, from the coding sequence GTGCAGAATGTGTTGCGCGGTGACGTGAACGCTTTTGAATCGCTTGTGACCCGGCACAGGCGGCATGTGGCCCGTATTGTGGCCGGGCATGTTCCTTATGACCGGGCGGAAGAAGTGGCTCACGATGCCTTTGTGAACGCGTATCGCGGGCTGGCTTCCTACAAGGGCGGAGACAGGTTTGCCGGTTGGCTTGCCCGGATAGCGGTGCGGTGCTGCTATGACTTCTGGCGGGAACAGTATCGTTCCCGCGAGGTGGGGGCGGGGAACCTGTCCATGGATTCGGTGGAACTGATGGACCGCGTGATGGCGGATACTGCCATGCGCACCTATCAGTCGGAAGCCGGAAAGGCCGAGGCACAGGAGGTGCTGCGGTGGGCCATGGGGCAGCTTTCGCCGGAAGACAGGATGGTAGTAACCCTTACCGCCCTTGAGGAGAAAAGCGTGGCAGAAGCGGCTGACCTGCTCGGCTGGACGCAGGTGAACGTGAAGGTCCGGGCACTGAGGGCGCGCAGGAAACTCAAGGATATACTCGGAAGGGCCGGAATTACGGAGGTGGACTATGACTGA
- the xseA gene encoding exodeoxyribonuclease VII large subunit: MSRIYTVRELTESVKRTLEGTYPFVWVRGQVTNLTRAGSGHMYFSLRDADALLGCVWFRGNQRGEESFDPLTGEVYEEGPRPGLAQTMREGMEMMCAGRLNVYPPRGSYQLVVEVAQEAGLGRLFLEFEALKRSLAEKGYFDAQRKRPLPYHPARVAVVTAPTGAAIRDFLRIAGERGWGASIRVYPALVQGDAAPEQVARAIQQVNEHGWADVIALIRGGGSLEDLWTFNDERVASAIFSSRVPVISGVGHEVDVTIADLVADVRAATPTHAAQMLWPERAVLAQSVDELQMRLVRRWESTMREREATVAALGRGLAWLSPAERLRRLDERLAEFTGRLERGVQGVFVRADGRVQAVAARLKAAFGPQVAEQGQARVDALGERLHRAAAMKIFKGEQVFERLAVQLAALDPMRPLERGYSLVRKRDGTFLRSVEEVLPGDGVTIAVRDGVVQADVTGLARREKGKE, translated from the coding sequence ATGAGCCGCATCTACACGGTCAGGGAACTCACGGAATCCGTCAAGCGGACGCTTGAGGGCACGTATCCGTTCGTGTGGGTGCGGGGGCAGGTGACCAACCTTACCCGTGCCGGGTCAGGGCATATGTATTTTTCCCTGCGCGATGCGGATGCACTGCTCGGGTGCGTGTGGTTTCGCGGCAACCAGCGGGGGGAAGAGAGCTTTGATCCCCTGACGGGCGAAGTGTATGAGGAGGGGCCGCGCCCCGGCCTTGCCCAGACCATGCGCGAAGGCATGGAGATGATGTGCGCGGGCAGGCTGAACGTGTACCCCCCGCGCGGCAGCTACCAGCTTGTGGTGGAGGTGGCGCAGGAGGCCGGACTGGGGCGGTTGTTTCTGGAGTTTGAGGCGCTTAAACGGTCGCTGGCGGAAAAGGGATATTTTGACGCACAGCGCAAGCGGCCGCTGCCCTACCATCCTGCCAGAGTGGCGGTGGTAACGGCTCCTACGGGGGCTGCCATACGCGATTTTCTGCGTATTGCGGGGGAGCGGGGCTGGGGGGCTTCCATCCGGGTGTATCCGGCACTGGTGCAGGGCGATGCCGCACCGGAGCAAGTTGCGCGGGCCATTCAGCAGGTCAATGAACACGGCTGGGCGGATGTTATCGCGCTGATACGCGGCGGAGGCTCACTGGAAGATTTGTGGACGTTTAACGACGAGCGTGTGGCCAGCGCCATATTCTCTTCACGGGTGCCGGTTATTTCCGGGGTCGGGCATGAGGTGGACGTGACCATAGCGGACCTTGTGGCCGATGTGCGGGCCGCCACACCGACCCATGCGGCGCAGATGCTGTGGCCGGAGCGGGCGGTGCTGGCGCAGTCGGTGGATGAGTTGCAGATGCGTCTTGTACGGCGGTGGGAAAGTACCATGCGCGAGCGCGAGGCCACGGTGGCGGCACTGGGAAGGGGGCTTGCGTGGCTTTCTCCTGCCGAACGGCTGCGGCGGCTGGATGAGCGGCTGGCGGAATTTACGGGTAGGCTGGAACGCGGAGTGCAGGGAGTTTTTGTCCGGGCTGACGGGCGTGTACAGGCGGTTGCCGCAAGGCTGAAGGCGGCGTTCGGACCGCAGGTGGCTGAGCAGGGGCAGGCGCGCGTGGATGCGCTGGGTGAACGCCTGCACAGGGCAGCCGCCATGAAGATTTTTAAAGGCGAGCAGGTGTTTGAGCGGCTTGCCGTGCAGCTTGCCGCGCTGGACCCCATGCGTCCGCTTGAGCGGGGGTACAGTCTGGTGCGCAAGCGCGACGGAACCTTTTTGCGCAGCGTGGAAGAGGTGCTGCCGGGTGATGGGGTTACCATTGCCGTGCGTGACGGTGTGGTGCAGGCGGATGTGACGGGCCTTGCCCGTAGGGAAAAAGGGAAGGAGTAG